Within Chitinivibrionales bacterium, the genomic segment CAGGGTTATCCTTCAATACACGGCGAAACAGCTCACCTGCCGGAGCCAGTTCTTTCATTTTTATTTCGGGTTGCGAATAGATTGCCCGGACAAGGGAGTCCGCCCGCCAAAACATTATAGACAAATAAGAAGAAGAATCGCCGGCGAACGAGAATTGCATCAATGTAAATAAAAGAAAACCGCACCCGTGTTTCACTCCTCTCCCCCAAAGAACAGAAGCTATCTCACCAATGCTCCCGCCAGTCGATCGAGCGGGATGAGCCCATCTGCTTCGTTGCTCAATCGTTGCATACGCCCGGTATGTGCCGACCTCGCGCCTCACAGATGACCTCGCCGCGCTCCGATATCCTCGGTCCGCATTTATGATATGGCTTCCATCAAAATTTCTTTCATCCATCAAATCAAGCCCTAGCTGACAAAGTGGCAATAAACTGAGTTTGATTATACCATTTCGCCAAAAAGCTTGCAAGGAAGGGTATACAGGAAGCTGTTTTGTCAGGTGCCCCCAAGGCCCTCACATCGGTTCAACGAGGGAGGGTTCGCCTGTGTAATATTAGTGTGAAAGTAAAATGTTCGGTAGTTATGGACACTCAATTTTTTCCAGGTGCGGGGGCTTATAGCTGAGGTCAAGTCCCAGAGAATCCATTACTTTCTCTACTTTGGAGATAATTTTTTTGCCGGTCATTTTTTTATCGGCAATCATAAAGACCGAATAAACGATCCGGCGAACAAGAACATTCTCTCCGCCGGTATCATGACGATTTTCAATAATAACGCCACTCTTTCCGGAAACGATCTGTTTTGCATTATTCATAATATCCTCTTTACCGGTATATTTTGAAAATCCACCCTCATGAAAATTCAATGTAACGGTATAGTTATCATCCATTTTCTCCGGCTTTTCCAGATTGAAATCTTCAAGTTTTTCCCAGAGATAATCCGATCTCATCAGGCGCTGTTTATAGTCCTTTGAACTGCCGGGAACCGAAATCATCAGATCGGATTCGGTAAACCCTCGATACTGGACAAGAAAAAGGATTTCAAAGCCCAGATCTTTCAGGATCGCGACAGAAAGGGCCGATAATTCTTTTACTCTGAAAAACACCTTACCTTTGGCGGCAAATTTCTCACATGATTCATAGGGGCCCCGGCGTTGCATGGAATCGTCGATTTCACGGGCTTTTTCTATGGCATCCCAACCGAGGGTGTCATAGGAAATATCGGCAGTTTCCCACCATAGCTTCTTCCCAAGCATCGTCCCTGCAACTGCCCGCGGACTTCCATGAGCCCACATAATGGTCAGGCACAGCATCAAAACAATCTTCTGCAGCATATATTTGAGTTCCCTTCTCATTTAAAGCATACTAATAAAATGATTTCCGGCAAAGGAGTAATGGTAATCTGTAATCACCAGAACAGAGATTCTTCATTGGGATTCAATACTGAGGAAGGATTCGATAGTGGTCATGATCTGGTTTTCTGAAAAGGGTTTCTGAATAAATGCAACACGCTCCAATTTAAGAATGTCGGCATACTCACCGTCAGGATTATATCCTGAAATGAGAACAACAATCAATGATGGGTTTATTTCTCGAATTCGATAAAATGTATCTCGCCCGTTCATTTCAGGCATAATCATATCCAAAAGCACAATATCGACATCGTCGGCATGTACTGACAGGTATTCCAGAGCTTCAATGCCGTTATCACAGGTGACAACAGTATACCCCCGGGCTTCCAGTGTTTCTCCAGTCATATTTCGCACCGCTTCTTCGTCTTCAACAATAAGAATTCTTCCGGAAATAAACGACTTTCCTCCAACTGCAAACCAGCCGGTTTCCCGACAATTATCTTCAGCGGCAAGAACGGGAAAATAGAGCGTAAAACTCGTTCCTTTCCCCAGAACACTTTGTACTTCGACACATCCCTGATGATGCTTTGCACAGCCATAGACAGCGGCCAGTCCCAGACCGGTGCCTTTCCCCTTCTCTTTTGTGGTAAAAAAGGGCTCAAAAATATGGTCCATGGTATTCCGGTCGATACCTGTTCCTGTATCGGAGACGGATATTGCGATATAGGTACCGGGTTCCAGGATAAAAGAATGCCCCAGTAATCTACTTCGGGCAACCATTTCGATCCTGGTAGCAAAGGTCAAAACTCCACCTTTTTCCGCCATTGCATCTCTGGCGTTAATTCCAAGGTTAAGAAGCGCGTTCTGTATCTGAGTCGAATCACCGGTTGTTGTCGACGGTCTGGCATTGAAATCCAGATTTATGGAAACGCGCTTATCAATTGTTCGTTCTAAAAGTGCTACTACTTCACGAATGATCTCATGAACGGCGATTGCTTTCGACTGGAACTTCCCTTTCCGGGCGAAAACCAGAAGCTGGTTGGTGAGTTCGGCTGCCCGGGAACCGGCTTTCCGGATTTCCTGAACATAACCGAGCAATGATGATGCTTCATCGAGTTTGATTTCGAGCAGTCCTGCATATCCCGTAATGACCGTAAGAAGGTTATTAAAATCATGGGCAACACCGCCGGCAAGGTGCCCGATCGCCTCCATTTTCTGGGCCTGAAACAGTTCCGACTGAAGCTTGGAACGCTCTTCCTTGGCCTTCTTCTGCGCTTCACTTTTCAATGTCCGCTCAGTTGCAAGGGCATCAGCCAGTTTTTTATTAACGCTGTTGAGTTCATCGGTCCGCTCATCAACTTTTCTTTCTAATACCATATTGGCATGTTTGATTTTTGCCAGGAGTTCGGCAAAATATTTCTGGAACAAAAGACTTACAAATGCCGTAGCCCAGATAAGAAACAAGGCCGTTGAAAAGTGGCTTTCGACTCCCGAAGTATCTGGTGAACGGGCAAAATAATCAACCAACGGGGGCAAGAAAGTGAAGAGATCGGTAAAAAGTGCAATCGAAAAAAGCAGAAGGGTATAGAAAAATGCCCAGAGAAAAGCTGCGCGTTTACCAAGAAAAAGCCCTGCCATCAACACATTGAAAGACAGCAGATAGCTTGCATCGGTTTTCCCGGTATATACCAAATAGTAGGACGAAGTAAGCGTGCTACAGATCAGCACCAGGTATACCGCCGGTGCAAGTTGCTTTCGCAGCACCAGTCGATAGGACAGAAAGGTAGCGATAACAAACAAAAACGAAATCCCGATAAGCACCGGTTCTCCGAATACTGTAAAAAAGAAGAATATGGGTATTAAAAATGCAAGCAGGAGAACAGAAAGCAATTTATAAAATGCGTTCAATTTCCATTCTATTATCTGATCGTGATGACTAACAGCCGGAGAAAACAGCAGACGGGAAATCTTGTGTCTCAACTCCATCAAACCACCTGTTTACAATTTACACACAAAGAATATATTGATTGTATCACAAATGGGGGTCGAAATCAAACTCTTTTTGCCAGTATCGCACAAAGGTAGGAAAAGTTATAGAGAAAAAAATCGAACCGATCACCCCTTCAAGCGGGTAGTGTATCACCGGGATGATATGGGTCCACCCGGCAATACTGCTGTAAGTCCAGAGATGAAAGATATTCATGCCCACATATTCATTCGCAATAAACCAGAGCGGCCCGACAAGAGCATCACAAAGTATTATCCGCTTGTCGAAAAGCTTTACCATGTTTTTATTGAAGAGCTTTTTGTAAAGAATTCTCGAAAAATAGAGAAAATAGGTAAAACTATATCCCCAGCCCATAATGACAAAAACAGAAATATCTTTATAGATATACACCTTCATGGAGTAATCCCAATAGGCTTCAGTAAGATACTCAACCGTCG encodes:
- a CDS encoding response regulator codes for the protein MELRHKISRLLFSPAVSHHDQIIEWKLNAFYKLLSVLLLAFLIPIFFFFTVFGEPVLIGISFLFVIATFLSYRLVLRKQLAPAVYLVLICSTLTSSYYLVYTGKTDASYLLSFNVLMAGLFLGKRAAFLWAFFYTLLLFSIALFTDLFTFLPPLVDYFARSPDTSGVESHFSTALFLIWATAFVSLLFQKYFAELLAKIKHANMVLERKVDERTDELNSVNKKLADALATERTLKSEAQKKAKEERSKLQSELFQAQKMEAIGHLAGGVAHDFNNLLTVITGYAGLLEIKLDEASSLLGYVQEIRKAGSRAAELTNQLLVFARKGKFQSKAIAVHEIIREVVALLERTIDKRVSINLDFNARPSTTTGDSTQIQNALLNLGINARDAMAEKGGVLTFATRIEMVARSRLLGHSFILEPGTYIAISVSDTGTGIDRNTMDHIFEPFFTTKEKGKGTGLGLAAVYGCAKHHQGCVEVQSVLGKGTSFTLYFPVLAAEDNCRETGWFAVGGKSFISGRILIVEDEEAVRNMTGETLEARGYTVVTCDNGIEALEYLSVHADDVDIVLLDMIMPEMNGRDTFYRIREINPSLIVVLISGYNPDGEYADILKLERVAFIQKPFSENQIMTTIESFLSIESQ